The proteins below are encoded in one region of Neodiprion virginianus isolate iyNeoVirg1 chromosome 7, iyNeoVirg1.1, whole genome shotgun sequence:
- the LOC124309286 gene encoding 15-hydroxyprostaglandin dehydrogenase [NAD(+)]-like — translation MDVKGKTALITGGASGIGFAYAVELLRNGVAHVAILDLANSNGNEAVKKLEKEFGKGKAIFLVCDVTNAQQLEDGFAKTVKEFGGLDIVINNAGIMDDLRWELEISINYTALVRGTLLGMKHMGIDNGGKGGTIVNVSSIVGVAPLIVFPVYCGTKHAVIGLTRSFGQPYYYEKTKVRVVAICPSITNTQLMTEAEGRTVKGTPYTALPEKQRAEPLQSVENVARGLLHILRVAENGTSWLVEKEQKPAELVIPDIPVTKA, via the exons ATGGACGTCAAAGGAAAAACTGCACTCATCACTGGTGGAGCCAGTGGAATAGGCTTCGCCTACGCGGTGGAATTATTACGCAATGGAGTTGCG CACGTGGCGATTTTGGATTTGGCAAATTCTAACGGCAACGAagcggtgaaaaaattggagaaGGAATTTGGAAAGGGGAAGGCGATATTCCTAGTCTGTGACGTTACAAATGCCCAACAGCTTGAAG ACGGATTCGCCAAGACTGTCAAGGAATTCGGTGGACTCGACATCGTGATCAACAACGCTGGAATAATGGACGATTTGCGGTGGGAACTTGAGATAAGCATCAACTAC ACTGCCCTGGTTCGTGGAACGTTGCTGGGCATGAAGCACATGGGAATAGACAACGGAGGAAAGGGAGGAACCATAGTGAACGTCTCTTCGATCGTTGGTGTAGCGCCATTGATAGTCTTTCCGGTTTACTGCGGTACAAAACATGCCGTCATCGGTCTAACTCGATCGTTCGGG CAACCTTATTACTACGAGAAAACCAAGGTCAGAGTTGTCGCAATCTGTCCGAGCATTACGAACACGCAATTGATGACCGAAGCCGAAGGAAGAACCGTCAAAGGCACACCCTACACTGCGCTTCCTGAAAAACAGAGAGCGGAGCCTTTGCAATC TGTCGAGAACGTGGCCAGAGGCCTCCTGCATATTTTACGTGTCGCCGAAAACGGAACTTCGTGGCTCGTGGAAAAGGAACAAAAGCCCGCGGAGCTTGTAATTCCTGACATACCAGTGACGAAGGCCTAA
- the LOC124309497 gene encoding peroxisomal hydratase-dehydrogenase-epimerase-like — translation MDPIANKVVLITGGANGIGFAYATEFLRNGAAHVAILDLANSNGDEAVKKLEKEFGKGKAIFIVCDVAKAQDLEDGFAKTVKEFGRLDIVINNAGIMDDSRWELEINVNITAVVRGTLLGFEYMGKNKGGKGGTIVNVSSILGIIPIWTFPVYSSTKHAVIGLTRSFGEHHHFDKTAVRVMAMSPSATETQLMTKSYERTLECLTPDNVREMMLHFPSQSVEAVVDGMLHMIRVGENGSVWVVQAGEPPYEADFPDKPVKKSSCWRIAKLHKLKDGDRLTLLCKRCTLSEYSIIPLFSYLFSLSTNSEVAVVPNASYATMQIKGKIALVTGGASGIGLAYVKALLSNGAAKVAILDLASSNGVEVAKNLNAEFVHGKVIFVVGDVTKSKELEAGFAKAFEEFGGLDIVINNAGIMDDKKWELMVDINYNGVVRGTLLGLKYMGKNEGGKGGTIVNVASIVGVMPSNIFPIYSGTKHAVIGLTRSFAAPENYEHTGVRLMSMCPAVTETQLITKSVGRSLSIIKTELLNETFSEMQSTESVAKAMMQIIREGENGSSWIVENGEPPFEVDLPESSEKFVRKVRS, via the exons ATGGATCCGATAGCAAATAAAGTTGTACTTATCACAGGCGGGGCCAACGGAATCGGCTTCGCCTACGCCACGGAATTTTTAAGAAACGGAGCTGCG CACGTGGCTATTCTCGATTTGGCAAATTCGAACGGCGACGAagcggtgaaaaaattggaaaaggAATTCGGAAAAGGAAAGGCGATATTTATCGTATGCGACGTGGCCAAGGCTCAGGATTTGGAAG ATGGGTTCGCTAAAACGGTGAAGGAATTCGGTCGACTCGACATCGTCATTAACAACGCTGGTATAATGGATGACTCGCGGTGGGAACTGGAGATAAATGTAAACATC ACAGCCGTAGTGCGCGGAACTTTGCTGGGCTTCGAGTACATGGGAAAGAACAAAGGAGGCAAGGGTGGAACCATAGTGAACGTCTCTTCAATCTTGGGCATCATACCAATTTGGACTTTCCCAGTTTACTCGAGTACCAAACACGCGGTCATTGGCTTGACTCGATCTTTCGGA GAACACCATCACTTCGATAAAACAGCGGTCCGAGTAATGGCGATGTCTCCAAGCGCAACGGAGACCCAACTGATGACCAAGAGTTATGAGAGGACGCTGGAATGTCTGACTCCTGATAACGTGAGAGAAATGATGCTCCATTTCCCATCTCAAAG TGTTGAAGCGGTGGTCGATGGCATGCTCCACATGATCAGAGTCGGGGAGAACGGCAGTGTCTGGGTGGTTCAGGCCGGAGAACCGCCGTACGAAGCTGACTTTCCCGATAAACCAGTGAAGAAG AGTAGCTGCTGGAGGATCGCAAAGCTACACAAGCTCAAAGACGGTGACCGGTTAACGCTGTTATGTAAACGTTGCACGTTATCGGAATACTCAATTATACCTTTGTTCAGTTATCTTTTTTCGCTGTCTACCAATAGCGAGGTAGCCGTTGTACCGAACGCATCGTACGCAA CAATGCAGATCAAAGGTAAAATCGCACTCGTAACAGGAGGAGCAAGTGGCATTGGTCTCGCCTACGTTAAGGCGCTCTTGAGTAACGGAGCAGCG AAAGTGGCCATTCTCGATTTGGCAAGCTCGAACGGCGTCGAAGTAGCGAAAAATCTGAACGCGGAATTCGTTCATGGAAAGGTGATCTTCGTCGTGGGTGACGTGACGAAGTCCAAGGAGTTGGAAG CCGGATTCGCAAAGGCTTTCGAAGAATTCGGTGGACTGGATATCGTGATAAACAATGCCGGGATAATGGACGACAAGAAATGGGAGCTCATGGTTGACATCAACTAC AACGGAGTCGTGCGCGGAACTTTGCTGGGTCTAAAATATATGGGGAAAAACGAGGGCGGCAAGGGAGGCACCATTGTCAACGTAGCTTCGATCGTTGGCGTTATGCCGTCCAACATTTTCCCCATTTATTCTGGGACCAAACACGCCGTTATCGGTCTAACCCGATCCTTCGCT GCACCAGAAAACTACGAGCACACAGGCGTTCGATTAATGTCGATGTGTCCGGCCGTCACGGAAACCCAACTTATAACAAAAAGTGTCGGACGTTCGTTGAGCATCATCAAAACCGAATTGCTGAACGAAACGTTCAGCGAAATGCAATC AACGGAAAGCGTCGCCAAGGCTATGATGCAGATTATTCGCGAGGGAGAAAACGGCAGCTCTTGGATCGTGGAGAACGGTGAACCGCCCTTTGAGGTCGACCTTCCTGAAAGTTCTGAAAAGTTTGTGCGAAAGGTTAGATCTTAA